From Syntrophorhabdus sp., a single genomic window includes:
- a CDS encoding ankyrin repeat domain-containing protein, translated as MTQNDINAPGEDGHTPLHWACGQGHIALARLLLEHGADVNVREGRNNRTGLHLACLEGHTDTARLLLEHRAEVNARDRVGCAPLHLACMGGGHPDIVRLLLEHGADITTRDGRDHTPLHLAMKLPPDNPAREELLDLFREYAPELVMEAYCSPGPGGGR; from the coding sequence ATGACACAAAACGACATCAACGCGCCGGGCGAGGACGGCCACACACCGCTCCACTGGGCGTGCGGACAGGGCCATATCGCCCTCGCCCGTCTTCTCCTCGAGCATGGGGCGGACGTGAATGTGAGGGAGGGCCGGAACAACCGCACCGGCCTCCACCTGGCGTGCCTGGAGGGCCACACCGACACCGCCCGCCTCCTCCTGGAACACAGGGCAGAGGTGAACGCGAGGGACAGGGTCGGTTGTGCTCCCCTCCACCTGGCGTGCATGGGGGGCGGTCACCCCGACATCGTCCGGCTCCTCCTCGAGCACGGGGCGGACATCACCACCAGGGACGGCCGGGACCACACACCCCTCCACCTGGCGATGAAACTCCCTCCCGACAACCCCGCCCGCGAAGAGCTCCTCGATCTCTTCCGCGAGTATGCCCCGGAGCTCGTGATGGAGGCGTACTGCTCGCCGGGCCCAGGAGGAGGACGATGA